Proteins encoded together in one Drosophila albomicans strain 15112-1751.03 chromosome 2R, ASM965048v2, whole genome shotgun sequence window:
- the LOC117574845 gene encoding MICOS complex subunit Mic27, whose amino-acid sequence MLRTSSMIAAAVAVGAATPQSTPTTDPLVCKPSDLPVYGSLRPSKPKSHSERAQSKNALYTNLESGVRTVRLELKSGYNMVAERTSVVSDYYQTAKDHTQRSIDFLNEPQNSMHRSGAIVMGGLAGFIFAARGGVFKKIVYTTIGAGTVASLCYPRQAEENARIVLFEGRKIFAVAYNFIKGVKPGEEVPIEPIKNFPTSLQDLKYLALDLVDEAKESLFPKKK is encoded by the exons ATGCTACGCACATCATCAAtgattgctgctgccgtcgcaGTCGGCGCAGCAACACCACAAAGCACACCGACAACTGATCCGTTGGTTTGCAAACCCAGCGATCTGCCCGTGTACGGTAGCTTGCGGCCATCAAA GCCCAAAAGCCATTCAGAGCGAGCCCAATCAAAAAATGCGCTTTACACGAATCTGGAAAGCGGTGTGCGCACAGTGCGCTTGGAGCTGAAGAGCGGCTATAACATGGTTGCGGAACGCACATCGGTGGTCTCGGACTATTACCAGACGGCTAAGGATCACACACAGCGTTCCATAGACTTCCTGAACGAGCCACAGAACTCGATGCATCGCAGCGGTGCTATTGTCATGGGCGGCTTGGCGGGTTTCATCTTCGCAGCACGTGGCGGCGTCTTTAAGAAAATTGTGTATACGACCATTGGTGCTGGTACTGTCGCCTCCTTGTGCTATCCACGACAGGCTGAGGAAAATGCGCGCATTGTGTTGTTCGAGGGTCGCAAGATATTCGCGGTAGCCTACAATTTCATCAAGGGCGTGAAGCCAGGAGAGGAGGTTCCCATTGAGCCCATCAAGAACTTCCCCACATCTTTGCAGGATCTGAAGTATTTGGCGCTGGATCTTGTCGATGAGGCTAAGGAATCACTCTTCCCCAAGAAGAAGTAA
- the LOC117576348 gene encoding LOW QUALITY PROTEIN: serine proteinase stubble (The sequence of the model RefSeq protein was modified relative to this genomic sequence to represent the inferred CDS: deleted 1 base in 1 codon), with the protein MKQATLIRHRHRTADPKMWPKQRWLVKRATAAIPARSTHQILEVLLALILVNGLASATAALITPPDSISSSNNNFEYDSLSSNEDDDSPSSLPSFYRSPHRLDGYYTPADLQRSHNYKISPKPCSFGRVEGTCMFVWECIKSEGQHVGMCVDSFMFGSCCAHNYTDNIVLPQTAFSYTRPTKPLSLRPRPPPQPHKPLISGMTTIERPHGAGTLVIRPSGPHHQGPLSRPHPKPTSPPDLHSAASQATASSNSIWHTSTNQQQAQHHHWHMTTEPSFITKPRPTGWTKPGIVNLPAPQRPSKPPKPTKKPIVYERPPPPSPQTPTPATSSTTMILFGQTKPKPKPKPTRPQLSPATSLAASSSSALPATSAAATTTTTTTKGSTTTTTTTTRRTTTTMTTTTRKPIKPYQRPTTVGTTTTMSTTTTTGAAASAGTTSTGRPSPSPNPSQRPTPQLPTRLPATSGIESNEITDSSTHDEAGNAATMLGTVRTISAARSECGVQMLTRPETRIVGGKSAAFGRWPWQVSVRRISFFGLSSTHRCGGALINENWIATAGHCVEDLVIKQIRIRVGEYDFSHVQEQLPYIECGVAERVVHPKYNFNSYEYDLAVVKLEQPLEFAPHISPICLPETDSLLIGMNATVTGWGRLSEGGTLPSVLQEVSVPIVSNDKCHSMFLRAGRQEFIPDIFLCAGHETGGQDSCQGDSGGPLQAKAQDGRFFLAGIISWGIGCAEANLPGVCTRISKFVPWILEHVR; encoded by the exons ATGAAGCAAGCAACTTTAatcagacacagacacag aaCCGCAGACCCGAAGATGTGGCCCAAACAGCGTTGGCTAGTCAAGAGAGCAACTGCTGCGATACCAGCGAGGAGCACACACCAAATACTAGAAGTATTACTAGCCTTAATCTTAGTCAATGGCCTTGCCTCAGCGACAGCAGCGCTTATCACACCACCGGatagcatcagcagcagcaacaacaacttcgagTATGATTCGTTATCCTCAAACGAGGATGACGACAGTCCGTCGTCCTTGCCCAGTTTCTATCGCAGTCCGCATCGCCTTGATGGCTACTATACGCCAGCGGATCTGCAACGTAGCCACAACTACAAGATTAGCCCAAAGCCGTGCTCCTTTGGTCGCGTCGAGGGCACCTGCATGTTTGTCTGGGAGTGCATCAAGTCCGAGGGCCAGCACGTGGGCATGTGCGTGGACTCGTTCATGTTCGGCTCCTGTTGTGCCCACAACTACACGGATAACATTGTGCTGCCCCAGACCGCCTTCTCGTACACTCGACCCACTAAACCGTTGTCGCTGAGGCCGCGACCGCCACCTCAACCCCACAAGCCGCTGATCAG CGGAATGACAACCATAGAACGTCCCCATGGTGCTGGAACCTTGGTAATTCGCCCATCAGGTCCTCATCATCAAGGCCCACTGTCCAGGCCACATCCAAAACCAACGTCGCCGCCGGATCTGCATAGTGCGGCCAGCCAGGCGACGGCCAGTTCCA ATAGTATTTGGCATACATCAACGAACCAGCAGCAGGCACAACATCATCACTGGCACATGACCACCGAGCCAAGTTTTATTACCAAGCCACGACCCACCGGCTGGACCAAGCCCGGCATCGTCAATTTGCCAGCACCTCAGCGCCCCTCGAAGCCGCCAAAGCCCACAAAGAAGCCGATTGTATACGAGCGGCCACCGCCACCGTCACCTCAAACTCCAACGCCGGCGACGTCGTCAACGACAATGATTCTGTTTGGCCagacaaaaccaaaacccaaacccaaaccgaCCAGGCCTCAG CTGTCGCCGGCCACATCATTAGCCGCATCGTCCTCATCAGCATTgccagcaacatcagcagcagcaacaacaacaacaacaacaacgaagggCTCAAcgaccacaacaacgacaacaacgaggaGAACGACAACTACAATGACAACGACCACAAGAAAACCCATAAAGCCCTACCAACGGCCCACCACAGtgggcacaacaacaacaatgagtacgacaacaactacaggAGCAGCTGCATCGGCAGGAACAACATCAACCGGGAgaccaagtccaagtccaaatCCAAGCCAGAGACCAACGCCACAGCTGCCCACACGCTTGCCAGCCACATCGGGCATTGAATCCAATGAGATAACGGACTCCTCCACACATGATGAAGCCGGCAATGCGGCGACAATGCTGGGCACCGTGAGGACCATTTCGGCAGCACGAAGCG AGTGCGGAGTGCAGATGCTGACGCGTCCAGAGACGCGCATTGTGGGCGGCAAGAGTGCAGCCTTCGGTCGTTGGCCCTGGCAGGTGTCTGTGCGACGCATCTCGTTCTTTGGTTTATCCAGCACCCATCGCTGCGGTGGCGCTTTGATCAACGAGAACTGGATAGCCACGGCGGGGCACTGTGTGGAAGA CTTAGTTATCAAACAGATACGCATACGCGTGGGCGAATATGATTTCTCGCATGTGCaggagcagctgccatacaTTGAGTGTGGCGTGGCCGAGAGGGTGGTGCATCCCAAGTACAACTTCAATTCGTACGAATACGATTTGGCAGTGGTGAAGCTGGAGCAGCCGCTGGAATTTGCACCGCATATCAGTCCCATTTGTTTGCCCGAAACGGACAGTTTGCTGATTGGCATGAATGCC ACTGTCACTGGCTGGGGTCGTCTCAGCGAGGGCGGCACACTGCCCTCAGTGCTGCAGGAG GTGTCCGTTCCAATTGTGAGTAACGACAAATGCCATTCGATGTTTTTGCGCGCTGGGCGTCAGGAATTCATACCGGACATTTTCCTATGTGCTGGCCATGAAACTGGCGGCCAGGATTCTTGTCAAGGCGACTCTGGTGGTCCACTTCAG GCTAAGGCGCAGGATGGTCGCTTCTTTCTCGCCGGGATTATTTCGTGGGGCATTGGCTGTGCCGAGGCCAATTTGCCGGGTGTCTGCACGCGCATCTCGAAGTTTGTGCCCTGGATACTGGAGCATGTCAGATGA